Part of the Dehalococcoidia bacterium genome is shown below.
TTCCTAATGTTTTATGTACATCAGTGAAATCAGGTAGTGGGAAAAAATGACTATCACCATCGATTTTTAAATTTTTTGATCTAGTCTCATTTGCAACCATTTTTTGCTCCAGAGGACAATTTTCGAATAGAAAGTCTAATTGTTTAAAATGCGTCCGACATTGTTTCTACAACAAAATCATACAACGAATCGGGGTTATAACCAGCATTTTCTAAGTGGCGTCTTGTCATCCTATTTACGAAGGATGAAGCTGCTTGCATGATCAACATCCCTCTTCCATTTAATGTTTTACGACCTGATAAGCGCGCTTGTCTCAACAAGACTGTCTCACTGGGAGAGTAGATCGCATCTACAAAAGCAGCAGTTGATTTTGTAGATGAAATTGCTTCCATGGATTCATGGTTATTGGATGTAATTTCTGGATACGAAAGCGAAAACCACTTTTGCCAAAAAAGAGTGGAGTCCCCTGGGTCAGGTACTTCTGGAGGGTTGGCGGGAGCCAAGGATGAAAATGGTTCTAGTGATGTAAGAAAATTATCAGGTAAACTCCTGATTCCGGACTGACCTACGGTAGACGCATTCACTATCAAATCTACGTCATGCACATTCTGCCCTATCATGTTTTGCCCGATTGCTACAATTCTAGTTCCATTTTCGGCCGTCAAGTTTACTTCTGAAACCAGATCCTCTACGCGTTGTAGCGATCGATTTGTCATAAGTAAAGCCCCGCCCTTGATGTTTTTTGCAATTGCGAATGCTGCTGCTCTGCCAGCACCGCCAGCTCCGAGCAGGAGTACATTTTTACCTTCAAGCGTAGGTATAAAAGGCTCTACTTCGCTAGGTAAACGTAGCAGCATACTTGCAATCAATCCGTCAGCATCTGTGTTAAAGCCTGTCATTGTCATATCACTATTTAATGCAAACGTATTGACTGCACCAATTTGGCGAGCAGTCGAGTCGATAGAATCTAGCAAATCCATAATTGCAAGTTTGTAAGGAACGGTTACATTAGCACCCATAAAGCCGGGGTAATTTTTTAAAGCGTTTATGAAATTACTCAGATTTTCTGGACGGACGTCAAAAGGAACGTATGCAGCATCGAAGTCGAGCCCATCGAATACTGCATTCCACATGCCTGGGCTACGCGAATATTTTGAAGGTGATTCTCCGATAGAACCAGCCAAAAGCTTTTTCGTCTTCGCTATTTCTGGTATCTGGTTCTCAACATAAAGTTGGATATCACTGATAGTTGATTTCATGCTGACGTCTTTCATTTTGTAGAATACGGCTAGCTTCCATACTTAAGGTTACAAGATGACAAATAAACTAATCGACATTGAGCTTATTACTTTTGCCCCAAGTGCGACAGTTGCCATTGCCCAGAATTACGGATTCTTCAAAGAAGAAGGGCTTAATGTACTGGAAACACGCACCCCAAGTTCATCTGTTCAGATGAAAGGCTTAATTGACGAGACGTATCAATTTGCTTCAACTGCATTCGACAATGTTTTGGCTTGGTCAAAAAGAGACGGTGCTGAGATTTTGGCTATTGCAAAAGCAAGTTCGATGGTTACCTTGCCAATGTACGTGACGCAGGAGATATCCAATTGGATCGATATTAAAGGCAAAGTACTAGCAGTTGACGCGGTAGATACTGCATATGCACTTGTTTTACGAAGGATCCTGCAAGCACATGACCTGATCTTAGACCGAGACTATAGTTTCTTCCCGGCTGGTTCGACAGGATTCCGATTCGATTCAATGTATTCGGGCAAAACTTGCGGTGCTATTTTGAACCCTCCTTGGAATAAAAAAGCGGAAGAATGCGGCATGAAATTACTTGCTGATCATAATCAAGTTCTTCCGGAGTACCCAGGCGGGACCTACGCTGTTAGCAAAGATTGGGCAACCAAAAATAGGCAGGTAGTAATCGCTTTTCTTCGAAGTATGCTACGCGCTACTGATCTGATTTATTCTGAATCGGATCATGTGCGATTAACAGAAGTCATTTCACAAGGTTTAGGTATTTCTGCAAGTGAGGCGAGCGGTATTTTTAGTCGAGTACCCTCGCGATTGCAATTAATCGGAGAAGAATTACAAATTCCATTAACGTTAAGAACTGATTTTGGGTTTCATCTCCCGAATGGTACAAATGTCGATAATTACTTGGATCGATCTTTTTTGTCTGAGGCCATTACGCCTAAGTAGGCTTTTAATGTAAAAAAGATTCGTTGACCGCTAGATTACGCATAAATACACTGGCTTTAGTGTGGAAGAGCATGCGAAAAATCTAAATGACTAGTACTCAAATTACACTCCCTGAATTTTCTTCAGCCTTTGATTATATTGAACCTATGACCCCGGTTGTGTCTGAAGAATTGAATAGTAACTCTGATTTAATTTATGAGATTCAATGGGAAGGGCTTAGAGTAGTTTCTGTATGCTCAAATGGATCGATTGCACTTCATACCAGAGGTGCGCAAGATGTCACCATTGCTTTTCCTGAAATCACCTTATCATTGCAGAGTGCGATAGAAGCTCATGACATAATCGTCGATGGAGAGATTGTAGCTTTAGATGAAAACGACCTTCCTCAGCGCCATGCTGTGATGGAGCGATGGCTAACATCATCTCATCATCCTAACTTTTTCAGATATGAAATTTCCGACATTCTTTATTTGGACGGCAAATGGTTACTTGATATGCCTTTATATAAGCGGAAGAAGCTTTTGCATAAAGTGATCAAGCCTGTGAAGCACGTTCATATATGTAGGTATTCTGAAAATGACGGATCAGATATTTATGGTTTTTCTCAGGAACTTGGCCTGCATGGGATCTTAGTTAAAGATAAATTTAGTGCATATGAACCGGGGAAGAGATCCCCAAGTTGGATTTCATTAAAGTATGCGCGTACAGCAAATCTTGTCATTGGTGGTTACACATTTGGAGGCACCGTTCTTCCTTTTGGGACCTTACTAGTCGGAGCATTTGATCAAGGTGAATTTCGTTATTTAGGTAACATCGGCGGCGGTTTTGGTAAATGTGACGTCTATATGCTTTATCAGCTAATTTCAAGGCTACATACTGATGAATGCCCATTTATTAATGAGCCTAATTTAGAGAGTTTTTTCTATTGGTGCGATCCAGTTTTAGCTGTTGAAATTGAATTTGGAGAACTTTCGCCTTCAGGCGAAATCAGGTTTCCGTTATTCAATTCACTTCGTCCAGATATTGACTCTAAAGAATGCGATTTACCGCTTCAGTTGAGTGCATAGCTTTCTAGCCATTTAACAAACGCAATTGCCCCTTGTGACCATAATTGCTCCTTGGTTTCCGTAGCTGCTTTTCCTGGAGAGAATCCGTGATCTGCATTTTCTAATGAGTGAAACGAAGCTTGAGTTAATGAAGATAGCGTTTTGGTAACTAGATCAGCATTTGCAA
Proteins encoded:
- a CDS encoding ABC transporter substrate-binding protein gives rise to the protein MTNKLIDIELITFAPSATVAIAQNYGFFKEEGLNVLETRTPSSSVQMKGLIDETYQFASTAFDNVLAWSKRDGAEILAIAKASSMVTLPMYVTQEISNWIDIKGKVLAVDAVDTAYALVLRRILQAHDLILDRDYSFFPAGSTGFRFDSMYSGKTCGAILNPPWNKKAEECGMKLLADHNQVLPEYPGGTYAVSKDWATKNRQVVIAFLRSMLRATDLIYSESDHVRLTEVISQGLGISASEASGIFSRVPSRLQLIGEELQIPLTLRTDFGFHLPNGTNVDNYLDRSFLSEAITPK